A genomic stretch from Dama dama isolate Ldn47 chromosome 10, ASM3311817v1, whole genome shotgun sequence includes:
- the GGA2 gene encoding ADP-ribosylation factor-binding protein GGA2 → MATATAVAAGAGAAAGAESAEGPRGPTPALELWLNKATDPSMSEQDWSAIQNFCDQVNTDPNGSTHAPWLLAHKIQSPQEKEALYALTVLETCVNHCGEKFHNEVAKFRFLNELIKVLSPKYLGSWTTEKVKGRIIEILFSWTVWFPEDIKIRDAYQMLKKQGIIKQDPKLPVDKILPPPSPWPKSSIFDADEEKSKLLTRLLKSNHPEDLQAANRLIKNLVKEEQEKSEKVSKRVSAVEEVRSHVKVLQEMLSTYRRPGQAPPDQAALQVVYERCEKLRPTLFRLASDTTDDDEALAEILQANDLLTQGVLLYKQVMEGRVTFGNTVASSVGDIPVSRVFQNPTGCMKNCPLIDLEDSGPEQAGTVAPSLLHQDLAALGISDAPVTSKVAGQNCCQEKTDPASSALPAGGAQSPSAERNLLDLLSPQPPPGSLNYIPQKSIPKEVPPGTKSSPGWSWEAGPLAPSPSSQNTPLAQVFVPLESVKPSSLPPLIVYDRNGFRILLHFSQTGAPGHPELQVLLLTMMSTATQPVWDIMFQVAVPKSMRVKLQPASSSKLPAFSPLTPPAVISQMLLLDNPHKEPIRLRYKLTFNQGGQPFSEVGEVKDFPDLAVLGAA, encoded by the exons ATAAAGCCACAGACCCAAGCATGTCAGAACAGGATTGGTCAGCTATCCAGAATTTCTGTGACCAAGTGAACACTGATCCCAATGG TTCAACCCATGCACCCTGGCTGCTGGCCCACAAGATCCAGTCTCCGCAAGAGAAAGAAGCTCTTTATGCCTTAACG GTGCTGGAGACGTGTGTGAACCACTGTGGGGAGAAGTTCCACAACGAGGTGGCCAAGTTCCGCTTCCTGAACGAGCTCATCAAAGTGCTATCCCCAAAG TACCTAGGCTCCTGGACTACAGAAAAAGTTAAAGGAAGAATCATTGAAATACTCTTCAGTTGGACAGTCTGGTTTCCAGAGGACATCAAGATCCGAGATGCTTATCAGATGCTAAAGAAGCAAG GAATCATAAAGCAAGACCCTAAACTTCCAGTGGATAAAATCTTGCCCCCACCTTCTCCCTGGCCCAAGAGCTCCATCTTCGATGCTGATGAAGAAAAGTCAAAG CTTCTGACAAGGCTTCTGAAGAGCAACCATCCTGAGGATCTTCAGGCTGCAAACCGGCTGATCAAGAATTTGGTCAAGGAG gaacaagaaaaatcagagaaggTGTCCAAGAGGGTCAGTGCTGTGGAGGAGGTTCGGAGCCACGTGAAGGTGCTGCAGGAAATGCTGAGCACGTACCGCAGGCCGGGGCAGGCCCCGCCAGACCAGGCGGCCTTGCAG GTCGTGTATGAGAGGTGTGAAAAGCTGCGGCCCACCCTGTTCCGGCTGGCGAGTGACACCACCGACGACGATGAGGCCCTCG cggagattctccaggcaaatgaCCTCCTCACCCAGGGCGTTCTGCTATACAAACAGGTGATGGAGGGCCGTGTCACCTTCGGGAACACAGTGGCCAGCTCTGTGGGAGACATACCTGTGTCCAGAG TCTTTCAGAATCCAACAGGCTGCATGAAGAACTGCCCCCTGATTGACCTGGAGGACAGTGGGCCTGAGCAGGCTGGGACAGTGGCGCCGTCTTTACTGCATCAGGACCTGGCAGCCTTGG GAATCAGTGATGCCCCAGTTACCAGCAAG GTTGCAGGGCAGAATTGCTGTCAGGAAAAGACGGACCCCGCCAGCAGTGCGCTGCCAGCTGGCGGTGCTCAGAGCCCTTCTGCAGAAAGGAACCTGCTGGACCTCCTCTCCCCACAGCCGCCTCCGGGATCTCT GAATTATATTCCACAGAAAAGTATCCCCAAGGAAGTACCACCAGGTACCAAGTCCTCTCCAGGTTGGTCTTGGGAGGCCGGCCCGTTGGCTCCTTCCCCGTCTTCCCAGAACACTCCTCTGGCTCAAGTGTTTGTCCCTTTGGAGTCTGTTAAGCCCA GCAGCCTGCCTCCTCTCATCGTGTATGACCGGAATGGATTCCGAATTCTGCTCCACTTCTCTCAGACCGGAGCCCCCGGCCACCCGGAGCTGCAGGTGCTCCTGCTGACCATGATGAGCACGGCCACCCAGCCTGTCTGGGACATCATGTTTCAGGTGGCTGTGCCAAAG TCAATGAGAGTGAAACTGCAGCCGGCGTCCAGCTCTAAGCTTCCTGCTTTCAGTCCTTTGACACCTCCAGCTGTGATCTCTCAGATGCTGCTGCTGGACAATCCACACAAA GAGCCCATCCGGTTACGGTATAAGCTGACATTCAACCAAGGTGGACAGCCTTTCAGCGAAGTAGGAGAAGTGAAAGACTTTCCTGACCTGGCAGTCCTGGGTGCAGCCTGA